A stretch of Henckelia pumila isolate YLH828 chromosome 4, ASM3356847v2, whole genome shotgun sequence DNA encodes these proteins:
- the LOC140862522 gene encoding uncharacterized protein — MLPDHNELPLSYYDAKKSFSALGMNYVKIHACPNDCILYRKEFEDLSNCPICSMFRWKLGNNSVVNEGIPAKVLWYFPPIPRFQRLFRNKEVSKELTWHADKRICDGYLRHPANSPAWKVVDHKWPDFASESRNIRLAISADGINPHSLMSSAYSCWPVVMITYNLPPWLCMKRKFMMLTLLISGPKQPGNDIDVYLAPLVDDLKCSWEIGVDAYDAYRKEYFSLRAVLLWTINDFPAYGNMSGCVVKGYQACSICGEETYSTRLKHSRKMSYTGHRRFLPRNHPYRRQKKAFNGKQEFNPAPKPLTGLEVLERVDKINYRKTKDGVAARLDLVEMNVRTDLAPKIEENRTFLPAACYTLSRAEKRKLCNSLFGMKVPTGYSSNVKNQVSMKDLKLVGLKSHDYRTLMQQLFPIAIRDVLP; from the exons ATGCTTCCTGATCACAATGAATTGCCTTTATCCTACTATGATGCAAAGAAAAGCTTCAGTGCATTAggaatgaattatgtgaaaataCATGCTTGCCCTAATGATTGTATCTTGTACCGGAAAGAGTTTGAGGACTTGTCCAATTGTCCTATTTGCAGTATGTTTAGGTGGAAGTTGGGTAATAATTCTGTGGTGAATGAAGGTATTCCTGCAAAAGTTCTTTGGTACTTCCCACCTATTCCAAGATTTCAAAGATTATTTCGGAACAAAGAGGTGTCTAAAGAGTTAACTTGgcatgctgataaaagaatttGTGATGGATACTTGCGTCATCCAGCTAATTCGCCGGCTTGGAAAGTAGTGGATCACAAATGGCCGGATTTTGCATCGGAGTCAAGAAATATTAGATTGGCCATATCAGCAGATGGGATAAATCCCCATAGTTTGATGAGTTCTGCATATAGCTGTTGGCCAGTTGTGATGATCACTTACAACCTTCCTCCATGGTTGTGTATGAAGAGAAAATTTATGATGCTGACTTTATTGATTTCTGGACCCAAACAACCGGGAAATGATATTGACGTTTATTTAGCACCTCTAGTTGATGACTTAAAATGCTCATGGGAGATAGGTGTTGATGCGTATGATGCATATCGGAAAGAATATTTCTCGCTCAGAGCTGTCTTACTATGGACAATCAATGATTTTCCTGCTTATGGGAACATGTCAGGTTGTGTTGTGAAAGGATATCAAGCATGCTCTATCTGTGGGGAAGAAACATATTCGACCAGGTTGAAGCATAGTAGAAAAATGTCATATACAGGACATCGAAGGTTTCTTCCTAGAAATCATCCTTATCGAAGGCAAAAAAAAGCTTTTAATGGGAAACAAGAGTTTAACCCCGCACCAAAACCATTAACTGGGCTTGAAGTGTTGGAAAGAGTTGATAAGATTAACTATC GAAAAACAAAGGATGGGGTAGCCGCTAGACTAGACCTTGTGGAGATGAATGTGAGGACTGATTTGGCACCAAAGATAGAGGAGAATAGAACTTTTTTGCCAGCAGCTTGTTATACACTAAGTAGGGCTGAGAAAAGAAAACTTTGCAATTCTTTGTTTGGAATGAAAGTTCCGACAGGTTACTCATCCAATGTTAAAAATCAGGTGTCAATGAAGGACTTGAAACTTGTTGGCCTCAAGTCACATGACTACCGCACTTTGATGCAACAATTGTTTCCAATCGCCATCCGTGATGTCTTGCCCTAA